The following proteins are co-located in the Myxocyprinus asiaticus isolate MX2 ecotype Aquarium Trade chromosome 18, UBuf_Myxa_2, whole genome shotgun sequence genome:
- the LOC127455837 gene encoding zinc transporter 10-like encodes MTKYIRHLISVTKELLGSTLILIHCLVLLLFEPHCHCPHSHCHLLVYLGAISSIVVLLVLMATALPKLYCYGLLVLQGTPLHLCVNQVRLSLFHVQGVLSVHELHVWQLSDACMVASVHGHCQEGLKMAECSDLMVKLTGVLSNFGINHCTVQHEFLASDRSDAVTSEQVPVKPVCSLHCGQECVEKLCCSPQVDKSCILQEDGSTSSKKESSDCPQEEISSPASSSVGKIRDVVIENTYL; translated from the coding sequence ATGACTAAATACATCAGACACCTTATCAGTGTGACAAAGGAGCTTCTGGGTTCAACCCTCATTTTGATTCATTGTCTTGTTCTCCTGCTCTTCGAACCACATTGCCATTGTCCTCACTCACACTGTCACCTCCTGGTCTACTTGGGTGCAATTTCATCCATAGTTGTTTTGTTAGTTCTGATGGCTACAGCCCTGCCCAAGCTCTATTGCTATGGATTGCTGGTTCTCCAGGGAACCCCACTGCATCTTTGTGTCAATCAGGTGAGACTTTCTCTCTTTCATGTACAAGGTGTGTTGTCGGTCCATGAGCTACACGTGTGGCAGCTCTCAGATGCATGTATGGTGGCATCCGTGCATGGCCACTGCCAAGAAGGGCTGAAAATGGCAGAGTGCTCAGATCTAATGGTGAAGCTCACAGGGGTGCTGAGCAATTTTGGCATAAACCACTGCACCGTGCAGCACGAGTTCCTCGCCTCGGACAGAAGTGATGCTGTGACCAGTGAACAGGTACCTGTGAAGCCAGTTTGCAGCTTGCACTGTGGGCAGGAGTGTGTTGAGAAGCTCTGCTGCTCTCCTCAGGTGGACAAATCCTGCATTCTCCAAGAGGATGGTTCCACCTCTTCCAAAAAGGAAAGTTCAGACTGTCCCCAAGAGGAAATCTCGTCTCCGGCGTCCTCTAGTGTTGGCAAGATTAGAGATGTGGTTATTGAGAACACATACCTATGA